In Myxococcus stipitatus, the following are encoded in one genomic region:
- a CDS encoding carboxypeptidase regulatory-like domain-containing protein has product MKHRLLLASCVLLGLASPGCGSDSAPDPGFRTEDSEPVDVDNLQIRVSGQMRVLPEASRWLAAQGQTEPSLSGLTVTIEEPLRVAVNDLDATFGVTALEDDGTFGVAGIPVREVNVGLAVGMSGPGLVRTNTVIYDSAFTGSRPRTNLIETRAYALPASFHDALGAALGEARLRGHTENRAGTLLAAGFVLGRVVDENGKPEAGVRVVPDRSDLAERIYYPSLDLSSVNQEGTSEDGLFVYVHTGLAAETFRVSVEGDTGGVSRNVVIGPGWGLMLTLHPGLHPPIE; this is encoded by the coding sequence ATGAAGCACCGACTCTTGTTGGCATCCTGCGTTTTGCTCGGCCTCGCCTCACCGGGCTGTGGCTCCGACTCCGCCCCGGACCCCGGCTTCAGGACCGAGGACTCCGAGCCCGTGGACGTGGACAACCTCCAGATTCGCGTCAGCGGGCAGATGCGAGTGCTCCCCGAGGCCTCGCGATGGCTGGCGGCCCAAGGACAGACCGAGCCGTCCCTGAGTGGCCTCACCGTCACCATCGAGGAGCCCCTGCGCGTGGCGGTGAATGACCTCGACGCGACCTTCGGCGTGACGGCCCTCGAGGATGACGGCACCTTCGGCGTGGCCGGCATCCCCGTGCGCGAGGTCAACGTGGGACTCGCCGTCGGCATGAGTGGCCCGGGGCTCGTGCGGACCAACACCGTCATCTACGACAGCGCCTTCACCGGCTCGCGTCCACGCACGAACCTCATCGAGACTCGCGCCTACGCGCTGCCAGCGTCCTTCCATGACGCGCTCGGCGCGGCCCTCGGCGAAGCACGCCTGCGCGGCCACACCGAGAACCGGGCGGGGACGCTCCTCGCCGCGGGCTTCGTGCTGGGCCGCGTGGTGGACGAGAACGGGAAGCCAGAAGCCGGCGTGCGCGTGGTCCCCGACCGGAGCGACCTGGCCGAGCGCATCTACTACCCCTCCCTGGACCTGAGCAGCGTGAACCAGGAGGGAACGTCCGAGGACGGGCTGTTCGTCTACGTCCACACCGGGCTCGCCGCGGAGACGTTCCGCGTGAGCGTGGAGGGCGACACCGGCGGCGTGTCTCGCAACGTGGTCATCGGCCCGGGTTGGGGGCTGATGCTCACCCTCCACCCGGGCCTCCATCCACCCATCGAGTGA
- a CDS encoding tolB protein precursor protein, whose product MKQGLERVQRSWPWRARWSWAALAVLGVGCSGRCGGASGAGPLSKEEARAIPGAVVFLSERAGQKDVWQVSPDGTETPITQGPEDEYPGPVSPDGKSLLVVAVREVDGLQFQQLRVQPLSGGDAVPLHAPRARARNAAWSPDGAWLAAESDAQGFSDVVRLEPRAEAPEVRLTQVKEGCFEPAISPDGQEVAFVCSREGDPEIYVAKADGTNERRLTAFHREDRAPMWSPDGKWLVFVSDRENRERLYLMRPDGSDLRAVSGDAFAGDEREPAFSPDGKSLVYVSREPESRARMWRVPVEGGVPVALTDGQRRDDMPAWSPDGKYLAFVSEREGNTDVYLMRADGSGQTRLTTAKEPDWLPRWVARR is encoded by the coding sequence ATGAAGCAAGGCCTCGAACGGGTGCAGCGTTCCTGGCCGTGGCGAGCGCGGTGGAGTTGGGCCGCGCTCGCCGTGCTCGGCGTCGGATGCTCTGGCCGGTGTGGTGGAGCGTCGGGCGCCGGGCCGCTGTCGAAGGAGGAGGCGCGCGCCATTCCGGGCGCGGTGGTCTTCCTGTCGGAGCGGGCGGGACAGAAGGATGTGTGGCAGGTGAGCCCTGACGGGACGGAGACCCCAATCACCCAAGGGCCGGAAGACGAATACCCCGGGCCGGTGTCGCCGGATGGAAAGTCGTTGCTGGTGGTGGCCGTGCGGGAGGTGGACGGGTTGCAGTTCCAGCAGCTCCGTGTCCAACCCCTCTCAGGTGGGGACGCGGTGCCGTTGCATGCGCCCAGGGCCCGGGCCCGGAACGCGGCCTGGTCGCCGGATGGTGCCTGGCTGGCGGCGGAGTCGGATGCGCAGGGCTTCAGCGACGTGGTGCGATTGGAGCCGCGCGCGGAAGCGCCGGAGGTGCGCCTGACGCAGGTGAAGGAAGGCTGCTTCGAGCCCGCCATCTCACCCGACGGTCAGGAAGTGGCCTTCGTGTGCAGCCGCGAGGGCGACCCTGAAATCTACGTCGCGAAGGCGGACGGCACGAACGAGCGGCGGCTCACCGCGTTCCATCGCGAGGACCGTGCTCCCATGTGGAGTCCGGACGGGAAGTGGCTCGTCTTCGTCAGCGACCGGGAGAATCGCGAGCGGTTGTATCTGATGCGGCCGGATGGCTCGGACCTGCGAGCGGTGTCCGGGGATGCCTTCGCGGGGGACGAGCGCGAGCCCGCGTTCAGCCCGGATGGGAAGTCCCTGGTGTACGTGAGCCGTGAGCCCGAGTCCCGCGCGCGGATGTGGCGTGTGCCGGTGGAGGGCGGTGTGCCGGTGGCGCTGACGGACGGACAGCGGCGCGACGACATGCCGGCCTGGAGTCCGGATGGGAAGTACCTGGCCTTCGTGTCAGAGCGTGAGGGCAACACGGACGTCTACCTCATGCGCGCCGACGGCAGTGGCCAGACGCGGCTCACCACGGCGAAGGAGCCGGACTGGCTGCCGCGCTGGGTGGCTCGCCGGTAG
- a CDS encoding N-acetylmuramoyl-L-alanine amidase, which yields MHVLSKSFAATAAALVLSACGPQPQQETPPPEAPPAAEVPTQSAEDVAAEVGEAARRTPAELDPLFVQAAREFDVPVSLLKAISFVETRFEHVKGEEEFEGRPSAFGLMALRGDKVAEGAALAGVSAAAVRDEPLANLRAGAALLSKYAAEEGIDRKDLGAWATSVVKLSDISDLDVQANYIHNEVYAALREGAGAFTPHGKVAVSLEGSRVEAKFAQPMMQALAAGPDYAAAIWRPSPNYNARPSGTNVSMIVIHTCEGGYSGCWGWLTNSAAGVSAHYVVNESGSEVSQLVRESDRAWHVGATYSCSLNGNVECGLNGTSVNHFSVGIEHGGYASQASFPAGQIDASAKLSCDISKGQGITRDSYHIVAHGRLQPASRTDPGPNWPWSSYISKIKSYCGDGGSTGTIVVDSHNANNDSAKARTDVPASWASGTSAGYYGSGYYYASTQPISEPVVFNFYLAAAGTKTIDAWWVSGTNRSPGAPFIITHSGGNSTVTVNQQANGSAWNTLGTYSFPAGWNKVQLSRWATEGYVVMADAIRVR from the coding sequence ATGCATGTGTTGAGCAAGTCGTTCGCGGCGACGGCCGCCGCGCTGGTGCTGTCCGCTTGTGGACCCCAGCCCCAGCAGGAAACGCCGCCCCCCGAGGCCCCTCCCGCGGCGGAGGTCCCCACCCAGTCCGCGGAGGACGTGGCGGCCGAGGTTGGCGAGGCGGCCCGGCGCACGCCGGCGGAGTTGGACCCGCTGTTCGTGCAGGCGGCGCGTGAGTTCGATGTTCCGGTGAGCCTGCTCAAGGCCATCTCCTTCGTGGAGACGCGCTTCGAGCATGTGAAGGGCGAAGAGGAGTTCGAGGGGCGTCCCTCGGCGTTCGGCCTGATGGCCCTGCGCGGCGACAAGGTAGCGGAAGGCGCGGCGCTGGCGGGTGTGTCCGCGGCGGCGGTGCGTGACGAGCCCCTGGCCAACCTCCGCGCGGGCGCGGCGCTCTTGTCGAAGTACGCCGCGGAAGAGGGCATCGACCGCAAGGACCTGGGCGCGTGGGCCACGTCGGTGGTGAAGCTGTCGGACATCTCCGACCTGGATGTGCAGGCGAACTACATCCACAACGAGGTGTACGCGGCGCTGCGCGAGGGCGCGGGTGCCTTCACGCCGCACGGCAAGGTGGCGGTGTCGCTGGAGGGCTCGCGCGTGGAGGCGAAGTTCGCCCAGCCGATGATGCAGGCGCTGGCGGCGGGGCCCGACTACGCGGCGGCCATCTGGCGTCCGTCGCCCAACTACAACGCGCGCCCCTCGGGCACGAACGTGTCGATGATTGTCATCCACACGTGTGAGGGTGGCTACTCCGGGTGCTGGGGCTGGCTGACCAACTCCGCGGCGGGCGTGAGCGCGCACTACGTCGTCAACGAGAGCGGCAGCGAGGTCTCCCAGCTCGTGCGCGAGTCGGACCGCGCCTGGCACGTGGGCGCCACCTACAGCTGCAGCCTCAACGGCAACGTGGAATGTGGCCTGAACGGCACGTCGGTGAACCACTTCTCCGTGGGCATCGAGCACGGCGGCTACGCCAGCCAGGCCTCGTTCCCCGCGGGCCAGATTGACGCGTCGGCGAAGCTGTCCTGCGACATCTCCAAGGGCCAGGGCATCACCCGCGACAGCTACCACATCGTGGCGCACGGCCGGTTGCAGCCGGCGTCCCGCACGGACCCGGGCCCGAACTGGCCGTGGAGCAGCTACATCAGCAAGATCAAGAGCTACTGCGGCGACGGCGGCAGCACGGGCACCATCGTCGTGGACAGCCACAACGCGAACAACGACTCGGCCAAGGCGCGCACGGACGTGCCGGCGTCGTGGGCGTCGGGCACCAGCGCGGGCTACTACGGCAGCGGCTACTACTACGCCTCCACGCAGCCCATCTCCGAGCCCGTGGTGTTCAACTTCTACCTGGCCGCGGCGGGCACGAAGACCATCGACGCGTGGTGGGTGTCGGGGACGAACCGCTCGCCGGGGGCGCCCTTCATCATCACCCACTCGGGTGGCAACAGCACGGTGACGGTGAACCAGCAGGCCAACGGCAGCGCGTGGAACACGCTGGGCACGTACTCGTTCCCCGCGGGTTGGAACAAGGTGCAGCTCAGCCGCTGGGCCACCGAGGGCTACGTCGTCATGGCGGACGCCATCCGGGTGCGCTGA
- a CDS encoding metallophosphoesterase: MRLFGIGDTHLPSTRQKDMQRFGWMDHPLPLQRAWDERVRPEDVVIVAGDISWATRPHEVMDDLAWLDARPGRKVLVRGNHDYWWGDSASKLRKLLEPFRTLEAFLHNSAAVMGPWVIAGTRLWTAPEAPPMPGGEMGDEPIDVGYVERETRRLATSIEDAKKKEAASPTPLVRVAAVHFPPLYANEKATAFSAPIEAFQPKVCVYGHLHSTGIPAGFTGERAGVRYVLASCDAAGFAPVLLDEVLPPPSP, from the coding sequence ATGCGGCTCTTTGGAATCGGCGACACGCACCTGCCCTCCACCCGACAGAAGGACATGCAGCGCTTCGGGTGGATGGACCATCCCCTCCCCCTCCAGCGCGCCTGGGACGAGCGGGTGAGGCCGGAGGACGTGGTCATCGTCGCCGGAGACATCTCCTGGGCCACGCGCCCTCACGAGGTGATGGACGACCTGGCGTGGCTGGACGCGCGGCCGGGGCGCAAGGTGCTGGTGCGCGGCAACCACGACTATTGGTGGGGCGACTCGGCGTCGAAGCTGCGCAAGCTGCTGGAGCCGTTCCGCACGCTGGAGGCCTTCCTGCACAACAGCGCCGCCGTCATGGGGCCGTGGGTCATCGCGGGAACACGGCTGTGGACCGCGCCCGAGGCGCCGCCCATGCCCGGCGGAGAGATGGGCGATGAGCCCATCGACGTGGGCTACGTGGAGCGGGAGACGCGGCGCCTGGCGACCTCCATCGAGGACGCGAAGAAGAAGGAGGCCGCCAGCCCCACGCCGCTGGTGCGCGTGGCCGCGGTGCACTTCCCCCCGCTGTACGCCAACGAGAAGGCCACCGCGTTCAGCGCCCCCATCGAGGCCTTCCAGCCCAAGGTCTGCGTGTACGGCCACCTGCACTCCACCGGCATCCCCGCGGGCTTCACCGGGGAGCGGGCCGGCGTGCGCTACGTGCTGGCGTCATGCGACGCGGCCGGCTTTGCGCCGGTGCTCCTGGATGAGGTGCTGCCCCCGCCTTCACCGTGA
- a CDS encoding TIGR02265 family protein: MPSNKSELAARLAATQPGDAVRGLFFKAVFSLIQQRAGLAALEKVRVGDLAKDYSDLRTYPVREFLNLLYVAADALEQEMGAEDAVYHACGESNVTRYSTGPGMLIFGIISRGDPQKLFSGAQMGYSAAVTYGTREYVTTGPKSGTLRVRRDMLPPAYHEGILTGALKVLGLKGTAKAHPQGIDRVDYDITWE; encoded by the coding sequence ATGCCGTCCAACAAGTCCGAGCTGGCCGCGAGACTGGCGGCCACCCAGCCCGGCGACGCGGTGCGCGGGTTGTTCTTCAAGGCCGTGTTCAGCCTCATCCAGCAGAGGGCGGGGCTGGCCGCGCTGGAGAAGGTGCGCGTGGGCGACCTGGCCAAGGACTACTCGGACCTGCGCACCTATCCCGTGCGCGAGTTCCTGAACCTGCTCTACGTCGCGGCGGACGCGCTCGAGCAGGAGATGGGGGCGGAGGACGCCGTGTACCACGCGTGCGGCGAGTCCAACGTCACGCGCTACTCCACCGGACCGGGGATGCTCATCTTCGGCATCATCTCCCGCGGAGACCCGCAGAAGCTCTTCTCCGGAGCGCAGATGGGCTACAGCGCGGCCGTCACGTACGGCACCCGCGAGTATGTGACGACGGGGCCCAAGTCCGGCACGCTGCGCGTCAGGCGGGACATGCTGCCCCCCGCGTACCACGAGGGCATCCTCACCGGCGCGCTCAAGGTCCTGGGACTCAAGGGCACGGCCAAGGCCCATCCGCAGGGCATCGACCGCGTGGACTACGACATCACCTGGGAGTGA
- a CDS encoding potassium transporter Kup, with the protein MSHEYLPGRRNPRREGAGWVAPLTGSAKGGAVKSTTTGSPGGEAVREGPDTFKRTALLALGALGIVYGDIGTSPLYALRECFTGPHGIAPTPENVLGVLSLIFWTLLIIVSVKYLIFVMRADNRGEGGILALMALAMQRQRGQSAPVARPVLITLGIFGAALLYGDGLITPAITVLSAVEGLSVATPVFEPFVVPITLAILTVLFLVQRHGTARIGSLFGPVMCVWFFTLAALGVKELVHNPAVLGALSPVHGVMLLVHNGWHGFLVLGGVFLVVTGCEALYADMGHFGWKPIRWAWFGVVLPSLMLNYLGQGALLLRDASAARNPFYLLAPSWMLYPLVALSAVAGIIASQALISGAFSLTRQAMQLGYSPRMEVVHTSAEEMGQIYLPGINWALLVGVFTLVLTFRSSSALASAYGIAVSTTMVITSIMAYIVARERWGVSRALAIPVAGLFLTVELALFSANAMKLADGGWFPLLLALMIFTLMTTWKRGRAILAAKLRASSIPLKELVGSFGDHPPLRVPGTAIFMTGNAEGTPPALLHNLKHNKVLHEQVVLLTILSEDVPHVPPAERVVVEPLEQGFVRVVATYGFMENPSIPDVLKRCREKGLQFQLMGTSFFLGRETLIPTKRPGMAVWREALFAWMSRNARSATAYFRIPPNRVVELGSQVEL; encoded by the coding sequence GTGTCGCATGAATACCTACCTGGGCGTCGGAATCCACGGCGAGAGGGTGCCGGGTGGGTTGCTCCGCTCACGGGTTCGGCTAAAGGGGGGGCCGTGAAATCAACCACCACTGGATCGCCCGGCGGCGAGGCGGTTCGGGAAGGCCCGGACACCTTCAAACGCACGGCGCTCCTGGCCCTAGGGGCCCTGGGCATCGTCTACGGCGATATCGGGACGAGCCCCCTCTACGCGTTGCGCGAGTGTTTCACCGGTCCACACGGCATCGCCCCCACTCCCGAGAATGTGCTGGGGGTGCTGTCGCTCATCTTCTGGACCCTGCTCATCATCGTCTCGGTGAAGTACCTCATCTTCGTGATGCGGGCGGACAACCGGGGCGAGGGCGGCATCCTGGCGTTGATGGCGTTGGCCATGCAGCGGCAGCGGGGACAGTCGGCCCCCGTCGCCCGGCCGGTGCTCATCACCCTGGGCATCTTCGGCGCCGCGCTGCTCTATGGCGACGGCCTCATCACCCCGGCGATTACGGTGCTCAGCGCGGTGGAGGGCCTCAGCGTGGCCACGCCCGTGTTCGAGCCCTTCGTCGTCCCCATCACCCTGGCCATCCTCACCGTGCTCTTCCTGGTGCAGCGCCACGGGACCGCGCGCATCGGCTCGCTCTTCGGCCCGGTGATGTGCGTGTGGTTCTTCACCCTGGCGGCGCTGGGCGTGAAGGAGCTGGTGCACAACCCCGCGGTGCTGGGCGCGCTGTCGCCCGTGCACGGGGTGATGCTGCTGGTGCACAACGGCTGGCACGGCTTCCTCGTGCTGGGCGGCGTGTTCCTGGTGGTGACGGGCTGCGAGGCGCTCTACGCGGACATGGGCCACTTCGGGTGGAAGCCCATCCGGTGGGCGTGGTTCGGCGTGGTGCTGCCCTCGCTGATGCTCAACTACCTGGGCCAGGGCGCGCTGCTCCTGCGTGACGCGAGCGCGGCGCGCAATCCGTTCTACCTGCTGGCCCCTTCCTGGATGCTCTATCCGCTGGTGGCGCTGTCGGCGGTGGCGGGTATCATCGCGTCGCAGGCCCTCATCTCCGGCGCCTTCTCGCTGACCCGCCAGGCCATGCAACTGGGCTACAGCCCGCGCATGGAGGTGGTGCACACCTCGGCGGAGGAGATGGGCCAGATTTATCTGCCGGGCATCAACTGGGCGCTGCTGGTGGGGGTCTTCACGCTGGTGCTGACCTTCCGCTCCTCCAGCGCGCTGGCGTCCGCGTACGGCATCGCGGTGTCGACGACGATGGTCATCACCTCCATCATGGCCTACATCGTGGCGCGCGAGCGCTGGGGCGTCTCCCGCGCCCTGGCCATCCCGGTGGCGGGCCTCTTCCTCACGGTGGAGCTGGCCCTGTTCAGCGCCAACGCGATGAAGCTGGCGGACGGCGGTTGGTTCCCGCTGCTGCTGGCCCTGATGATTTTCACGCTGATGACCACGTGGAAGCGCGGCCGGGCCATCCTCGCCGCCAAGCTGCGCGCGTCCAGCATCCCCCTGAAGGAGCTGGTGGGCAGCTTCGGAGACCACCCGCCCCTGCGTGTGCCGGGCACCGCCATCTTCATGACCGGCAACGCGGAGGGCACGCCCCCGGCGCTCCTGCACAACCTGAAGCACAACAAGGTGCTTCACGAGCAGGTGGTGCTGCTGACCATCCTCTCGGAGGACGTGCCTCACGTCCCCCCCGCCGAGCGCGTGGTGGTGGAGCCCCTGGAGCAGGGCTTCGTCCGCGTCGTCGCCACCTACGGCTTCATGGAGAACCCCAGCATCCCGGACGTGCTCAAGCGCTGCCGGGAGAAGGGGCTCCAGTTCCAGCTCATGGGCACCAGCTTCTTCCTGGGCCGCGAAACCCTCATCCCCACCAAGCGCCCCGGCATGGCCGTGTGGCGCGAGGCCCTCTTCGCCTGGATGAGCCGCAACGCCCGCAGCGCCACCGCCTACTTCCGGATTCCACCCAACCGCGTGGTGGAGCTGGGCAGTCAGGTGGAGCTGTAA
- a CDS encoding GAF domain-containing protein encodes MAASRYSDARQFGAHAPEVEERLALLAEASRVLADASLEPPAVMERLCALVVPLLGAACTLRLVSDDGHWLRTVASAAATPEARRLFQTLSPPALRADEGPSHDVLRTGEALWVPELDPQTLREWLPPQQHGLLKDFPFTRMMVLPLRARGRSLGTLTVWKDSAEAEHTVDAGEQLLLQELADRAALALDVARAYAAEKQARQAAEVAAGRLARLQRVTAELSRVLSAERVAEVIVEQGVDAVGAARGVLWVVEGAHARMLGCSGYEDAEAFKHTFGMLPLDGPHPVKDAIREARPIWVESSQAMADRYPELDEMRTHAVRTPSPASVCLPLLAEGRALGALLFAFTEPRAFAPDERSFLELLAHHAGQAMARARLLEQEQRSRAELAEANERLAAIIQASPASIILVDIDGTVRMWNPAAERIFGWKPEEVLGKALPVVPLDKREEFRRNLEKAGRGESLGGAVMRRQRKDGTPLQVALWTALVLPSRGGPEQVLSMAVDVTERHRSEAAQHFLAEAGGVLAASLEQEETLERVAHLAVPSYAESCGVFLTHPDGAVRCVASAHEDAGLRSHDGHPAPGLTVVSRVATSSRAELRTGMSLDTPECTRPPGASGGCAWLCVPLQVRGQTLGALTFATSRRDYDAQDLSLAQELARRAALAIDNARLYREARQAIRLREEFLSIASHELKTPISALQLQVQSLMAGLARAPSGLTPERLGRALEVVDRQVKRQTQLIHELLDVSRISAGRLELSPEPLDLSAMVREVVERFEPELERTGTRLELSLAPDASGLWDKLRIDQVLTNLVSNAVKYGRGNPVHVAVMSLEDSVRVEVRDRGIGIGEQHLSRLFHRFERAVSERNYGGFGLGLWISRQIVEAMGGHITVRSELGVGSTFTVELPRPRA; translated from the coding sequence ATGGCAGCATCCCGATACTCAGATGCGCGGCAATTCGGAGCCCACGCTCCGGAGGTGGAGGAGCGGCTGGCCCTGCTGGCGGAGGCGTCTCGAGTGCTGGCCGACGCCAGCCTGGAGCCTCCGGCCGTCATGGAGCGCCTGTGCGCGCTGGTGGTGCCGCTGCTGGGTGCTGCATGCACGCTGCGTCTGGTCTCCGATGATGGCCACTGGCTGCGCACCGTGGCCTCGGCCGCCGCTACGCCCGAGGCGCGGCGGTTGTTCCAGACGCTCAGCCCCCCGGCGCTGCGCGCGGACGAGGGCCCCTCCCACGACGTGCTGCGCACGGGCGAGGCGCTCTGGGTGCCAGAGCTGGACCCGCAGACGCTGCGCGAGTGGCTTCCCCCTCAACAGCATGGGCTGCTGAAGGACTTCCCCTTCACGCGGATGATGGTGCTGCCGCTGCGCGCGCGTGGGCGGAGCCTGGGAACACTCACCGTGTGGAAGGACTCGGCGGAGGCCGAGCACACCGTCGACGCGGGCGAGCAGCTCCTGCTCCAGGAGCTGGCGGACCGCGCGGCCCTGGCGCTGGACGTGGCGCGTGCGTACGCGGCGGAGAAGCAGGCCCGGCAGGCGGCGGAGGTCGCCGCGGGGAGGCTGGCCCGGCTGCAACGGGTGACGGCGGAGCTGTCGCGGGTGCTGTCGGCCGAGCGCGTGGCGGAGGTCATCGTCGAGCAGGGCGTGGACGCGGTGGGCGCGGCGCGCGGCGTGCTGTGGGTCGTGGAGGGCGCCCACGCGCGGATGCTGGGGTGCTCCGGCTACGAGGACGCCGAGGCGTTCAAGCACACCTTCGGCATGCTCCCGCTCGACGGCCCCCACCCCGTGAAGGACGCCATCCGGGAGGCGCGGCCCATCTGGGTGGAATCCTCCCAGGCGATGGCGGACCGCTATCCCGAGTTGGACGAGATGCGCACGCATGCGGTGCGCACGCCCTCGCCCGCCTCGGTGTGTCTGCCTTTGCTCGCGGAGGGCCGCGCGCTGGGGGCGTTGCTGTTCGCCTTCACGGAGCCGCGCGCCTTCGCCCCCGACGAGCGCTCCTTCCTGGAGCTGTTGGCCCACCACGCGGGACAGGCGATGGCGCGGGCGCGGCTGCTCGAGCAGGAGCAGCGCTCGCGCGCGGAGCTGGCCGAGGCCAACGAGCGGCTGGCCGCCATCATCCAGGCCTCGCCCGCGTCCATCATCCTGGTGGACATCGACGGCACCGTGCGCATGTGGAACCCGGCTGCGGAGCGCATCTTCGGATGGAAGCCCGAGGAGGTGCTCGGCAAGGCGCTGCCCGTGGTGCCCTTGGACAAGCGGGAGGAGTTCCGCCGCAACCTGGAGAAGGCCGGGCGGGGTGAATCGCTGGGGGGCGCGGTGATGCGGCGGCAGCGCAAGGACGGCACGCCGCTCCAGGTCGCCCTGTGGACCGCGCTGGTGCTGCCCTCGCGCGGGGGCCCCGAGCAGGTGCTCAGCATGGCGGTGGACGTCACGGAGCGGCACCGCAGCGAGGCCGCGCAGCACTTCCTCGCCGAGGCCGGTGGCGTGCTGGCCGCGAGCCTCGAGCAAGAGGAGACGTTGGAGCGCGTGGCCCACCTGGCTGTGCCGTCCTACGCGGAGTCCTGCGGCGTGTTCCTCACCCACCCGGACGGCGCCGTGCGCTGCGTGGCCTCCGCGCACGAGGACGCCGGGTTGCGCTCACACGACGGCCACCCCGCGCCCGGACTCACCGTCGTGTCCCGCGTCGCGACCTCCAGCCGCGCGGAGCTGCGCACGGGCATGAGCCTGGACACACCAGAGTGCACGCGTCCCCCCGGTGCCTCCGGCGGTTGTGCCTGGCTGTGTGTGCCACTCCAGGTGCGAGGCCAGACGCTGGGCGCGCTCACGTTCGCCACGTCGCGGCGCGACTACGACGCCCAGGACCTGTCGCTGGCGCAGGAGCTGGCGAGGCGCGCGGCGCTGGCCATCGACAATGCGCGCCTCTACCGCGAGGCGAGGCAGGCCATCCGACTGCGCGAGGAGTTCCTCTCCATCGCCAGCCACGAGCTGAAGACCCCCATCAGCGCACTCCAGTTGCAGGTGCAGAGCTTGATGGCGGGACTGGCCCGCGCGCCCTCGGGCCTGACTCCCGAGCGGCTCGGCCGCGCGCTGGAGGTCGTGGACCGCCAGGTGAAACGGCAGACACAGCTCATCCACGAGCTGCTCGACGTGTCGCGCATCAGCGCGGGGCGGCTGGAGCTGAGCCCCGAGCCGTTGGACTTGTCCGCGATGGTGCGCGAAGTCGTGGAGCGCTTCGAGCCGGAGCTGGAGCGCACGGGCACGCGCCTGGAGCTGTCGTTGGCGCCGGATGCATCGGGGCTGTGGGACAAGCTGAGAATCGACCAGGTGCTGACGAACCTGGTGAGCAACGCGGTGAAGTACGGGCGCGGCAACCCGGTGCACGTGGCGGTGATGTCGCTCGAGGACTCGGTGCGCGTGGAGGTGCGGGACAGGGGCATCGGCATTGGCGAGCAGCACCTGTCGCGGCTGTTCCACCGCTTCGAGCGCGCCGTGTCCGAGCGCAACTATGGCGGCTTCGGCCTGGGCCTGTGGATTTCACGCCAGATTGTCGAGGCGATGGGCGGCCACATCACCGTGCGCAGCGAGCTGGGCGTGGGCTCCACCTTCACCGTGGAGCTGCCACGCCCTCGCGCTTGA